The DNA region TCATTCTACAATGTACTATTTGGCATCAATACTTGTAGCATTTAAAATGAAAGTTTAGTATGTACCCGGGACCAATGGATAGGTAGAAATTCCCCATTCGTTATTGGCCATGTGAAGGTCCGAATGACATATCCCACAGTATAACACTCTGAATATTACATCTTTGTCGCCCGTTTCCCTGCAACCAAAAGAACGCAATTTTCAGAGAACATATAAAAAGAGTGAGTAAACAAGAACTTGATGATGAAGTATGTATTAACACTGACCTTCTTGAGAATGGAAAGAAAACGCCAGATGAATCCCTGGCAGCCCAACCAAAGGCTTTCTTGGGGTGTTCTTGTTCTTTAGACATCACCATTTTCGCTTGATTAATTAGTACGAGAGCTTTGGCTAGTAGAACGACTGAGAGAGAGAAGTTTGGGAGTGGTCGGGTGCTATTTATATGTATATGGAGTGTGGCTGGGATGACGTATTGGGTGAGCGAAATCAAAAGTGAAAAGCGGGGTCTTCTAAATATTCCATTTCTCCTCTGAACTCTCCTAATGGTTTACTGACGTCATCCCATTGCAAAATTGCATAATGGCTTGCCCTATACCGATCTTCCTTTAATGTTTGCTTGATCCTTACTCATTTTGTTCTATTACTATCCAAAAAAGGAATCATTTTGTTATATATTAAGGTCACATACCCCCCAAAATTTCTccccaaacccaacccaacccaaggggaaaatttgggctaaatgctaaatgCTAAACCAAGGCCAGATTCCGCCCAAATTTTAGCCTAGAAATTGGTGTGGGCTCCACCGAACCGAGTGAAAAGGGGCGTTTGTGCACTAAACGCAGCTCACCCAATCGCCCAACTCGCGCAACGCGCAACGCCTCAAATAGCGAGGGCCCTGCCCATGTGGGCCTGTCAGCCACGTTTCGTAGCGCCTCCAACGGCTACTTCCATCCAACGGCCACAATCTACAGgccgttggttaatccaacggcctagattcaaatttttgttttgtttttatactTATATATTGTTGAATCCAATggctgagatcgaatataatcaaatctaacggtaaaaataaataaaaaatctaacggcccaaatttaaatccaactgctaaaataattttaaaaaaaattatttaactcaaaattctcccaaaaattctataaatacctatgtatttgttcaaacatccacacaaaactcaattttctcctacaattcttccaatttatctttctaccatttctttccaattccaaattgttcaacatggcaaTAGAGCATATTAGAGGTCATAATTGGACCTATGAGGAAGATGTTGCTTTATGCTTGGCATGGGTTTCTATTAGCGAAGATGGTGCAGttggcacaaatcaaaataagaaggttttgtgggataaaatcattgcaaagtttcaagaaaatTGCAATTGCGGCAGCAGGACggtggtggtgtttatgatcggtggaagactatcaacaaagcatgcactttatggaagggaagcttggagagagTTATGGTTGGCATGGCTAGTGGAAGGAGCGCCACATAAATTGCGAGTtttgttcttgatattttatttgtcatgtacataatattattttgcaactaattatttttatgtactttttgcatagggtgacaaagcaatggaaATGTACAAGATAAGAATAAccccaaaaaatcaagtttttaagttGCAACATGCTTGGGACGTCCTCAAGGATTGTTCGAGGTGGGGAACCGATGCGGACCAACAATGGGGAATATTATTTCAATGTGAAGCCGCATAAACAAATGCCAGAGATGAAGGTGTCGATGAAATGACCCCATCTCATTCTTTTACAAGGCCTCCAGGAAGAGATAAGtaaaggaagcaaagagaaaagggaagtcccaAGATCCGATGAGTGGACACTTTGCTATCGGAATTGCAAAATTGAACGAAACCTATAGCGCTCACCAAGAAGAAACGGCCCGAATGCGTTTGCAAATGAAGGAAATCTTGGATAGGGAGCAAGATAGGTTTGAAATTAATTTGATGATGGAGGACCTCAGCAAATACACTCCAGAGAGGATGAAGTTCTTACGTGGTAAGCAAAAGGAAATTTTGCGAAAGTCTGCCTCAATGAGTATGTTTCAAGATGATAAATCCTCTGAACCTTATATCCCAAGTCCTGTACGAAGTCCATCACCAAGTGAAGATGGTGGATAtgattattaagtttatgtagtgtatgaattatatgctttattaattaagtttactaattatcgtttgtattaagtttatgtagtttattaattatgtggtttatgaattatcagttgtattaagtttatgtggtttattaattattgattcTATTAATCtagatgccttcaataattaTTGTACTTATTATTCCACACTTTGATGTAGAATTGATGCCTTCAATAATTCAACCTCCATTCAATAATTTATCCAACGTAGTAGATAAAATACTTTGCACAAGAAGAcacttaaatttattactagaaaCTAACAACATAGTACACttaaaattattacataaaTGCTTAACCAACATCAGCAACGTTCACTTTCTCGGTGCCATACATGCTCAACCAAATCCTTGCGGGGTGTGTCATGACATTGAGGAGCTTGAATTCTATTTAAACGTCTCATATACTCACTCAAGGTGACCTATCCTGTCGGGTCTCATATGTGGTTGGAGCGAGATATTCAATATCTCTTGCAATAGATCTCGCATGTGTTGGTTGGTCATCATCCACATCTCCGTctgaatcttcttcaatttcgatgtactcatcttccacaatcatgttatgCAAAAttatgcacgtcatcatgattaAATGGAGGTCTTCGATCTGCCAAAATCGTGCAAGCCTTCTAACAATGGCTGATCGAGCTTGTAGGATCCCGAACACTCTTTCCACATCCTTCCTGTAAGACTCTTGCCTCTGCgaaaataatttcttctttGCACTATCgggatgagaaatttttttgacAAAGGTAGACCAACTAGGATAAATACCATCAGTTAGGTAGTAACCTAGCTTATACCTATTACCATTTACCTTGTACTGAAATTATGGTGCCCATCCATTAACAACATCATCAAACGGAGGACAAGACCAAAGAACGTTGATATCGTTGTTTGATCCATGAGCGCCAAAGAAAGTATGCCAAATCTATGTGTCGTAAGACGCCACAGTCTCGAGCACGGTGGTTGGCTTGTTATGACAACTCTTGAATTGGCCAACCCAAGCAGTAGGACAATTCTTCCACTCCTAATGTATACAATCGAGACTTCCTatcatgccagggaagcctcTTTTGTCTGCCTTGCTTAGAagcctctttaagtcttcacGATTTGGCCTACGGAGGTATGTGGCTTCATATATGGCTTCAACTGCCTTACAGAAGTGCTTCAGGTTCTCAATAGCAGTACTCTTCACAAGTCGGCAATACTCGTCAGTTGAGTCTGTAGAGCACTTATTAGCTAGCATGCAAAAAGCAGATATGAGCTTCTGATGAGGTGATAGACCTTGTCGGCCTGTGACATCTATCTTCCTTGCAAAGTAGTGGTCATGATTGACAAATGCGTTCAAGATGCTTTCAAAAAGCTCTCTCCTCATCCGAAACCGCCTCTAAAAATAATGAGTACGAAATCTCAAACGCTCAATGAAATAATCTTTCATCATTTGATCATGATACTTTTCTCTATCACGCTGCACATATGAACGCCCCGTGACATAACCACAATGGCTAGATTCGCCATGGTGCTTAGATTGCATAAATGAGTTTACAAGTTCATCTTTGGCGTTGAACAATTCTGCATCCTCAATCTCAAtccttgcttggtattgtgCCATCTGCATTGCCATGTTACGCCTTCTTCTATCAcccattgatgagatattgagaatttttaggaaacaaaaactctttgaaatttgaaaaattggtgAA from Malus domestica chromosome 01, GDT2T_hap1 includes:
- the LOC139197135 gene encoding uncharacterized protein, producing MAMQMAQYQARIEIEDAELFNAKDELRRFRMRRELFESILNAFVNHDHYFARKIDVTGRQGLSPHQKLISAFCMLANKCSTDSTDEYCRLVKSTAIENLKHFCKAVEAIYEATYLRRPNREDLKRLLSKYKVNGNRYKLGYYLTDGIYPSWSTFVKKISHPDSAKKKLFSQRQESYRKDVERVFGILQARSAIVRRLARFWQIEDLHLIMMTCIILHNMIVEDEYIEIEEDSDGDVDDDQPTHARSIARDIEYLAPTTYETRQDRSP